A genomic region of Micromonospora sp. NBC_01796 contains the following coding sequences:
- a CDS encoding YciI family protein, whose product MAKYLLLKHYRGAPAAVNDVPMDQWTPEEVSAHVQYMRDFASRLEGTGEFVDGQALSPEGTFVRSDGEGRPPVTDGPFAETKDLIAGWMVIDVETYERAVELAGELSAAPGAGGEPIHEWLEVRPFLHALPTITE is encoded by the coding sequence ATGGCCAAGTATCTGCTGCTCAAGCACTACCGGGGCGCGCCGGCGGCGGTGAACGACGTGCCGATGGACCAGTGGACGCCGGAGGAGGTCTCGGCCCACGTGCAGTACATGCGGGACTTCGCCTCTCGACTCGAGGGCACCGGTGAGTTCGTCGACGGTCAGGCCCTGTCCCCGGAGGGGACGTTCGTCCGCTCCGACGGCGAGGGGCGCCCGCCGGTCACCGACGGTCCGTTCGCGGAGACCAAGGACCTGATCGCAGGCTGGATGGTGATCGACGTCGAGACCTACGAGCGGGCGGTCGAGCTGGCCGGCGAGTTGTCGGCGGCTCCGGGCGCGGGTGGCGAGCCGATCCACGAGTGGCTCGAGGTGCGCCCGTTCCTGCACGCGTTGCCGACCATCACCGAGTGA
- a CDS encoding class I SAM-dependent DNA methyltransferase, protein MVEGFEIFTYGDAVADMFDGTGWAGDPGDTEETIQWLADNAGEGPVLELGVGTGRVAVPLAQKGIEVHGIDASEGMLAQLRAKPGGELVQLHVQDFTDFTLPYKFSMAYAVFDTLPFVTDQESQIRCFQKVADVLMPGGLFVIQTSIPDPARYDRGQRTQTVRVEKDHIVMTFTRRERMSQCSSIQFAILRPEGIKFFPMRIRTVMPSEMDLMARLGGLTMESRWGHWDGRPLRDSDERHITIYRK, encoded by the coding sequence GTGGTGGAAGGTTTTGAGATCTTCACCTACGGCGACGCCGTAGCCGACATGTTCGACGGTACGGGGTGGGCCGGCGATCCCGGCGACACCGAGGAGACCATCCAGTGGCTGGCCGACAACGCGGGTGAGGGCCCGGTGCTCGAACTCGGGGTGGGCACCGGACGGGTGGCCGTACCCCTGGCGCAGAAGGGCATCGAGGTGCACGGGATCGACGCCTCCGAGGGCATGCTCGCGCAGTTGCGGGCCAAGCCCGGCGGCGAGCTGGTGCAGCTCCACGTGCAGGACTTCACCGACTTCACGTTGCCTTACAAGTTCAGCATGGCGTACGCGGTCTTCGACACGCTGCCGTTCGTCACCGACCAGGAGTCGCAGATCCGCTGCTTCCAAAAGGTCGCCGACGTGCTGATGCCGGGCGGCCTGTTCGTGATCCAGACATCGATCCCGGACCCGGCCCGTTACGACCGCGGCCAGCGCACCCAGACCGTACGCGTGGAGAAGGACCACATCGTGATGACCTTCACCCGTCGCGAGCGGATGAGCCAGTGCTCGTCGATCCAGTTCGCGATCCTGCGCCCCGAGGGCATCAAGTTCTTCCCCATGCGCATCCGCACCGTCATGCCGTCCGAAATGGACCTGATGGCCCGCCTCGGCGGGCTGACCATGGAATCCCGCTGGGGCCACTGGGACGGTCGCCCACTGCGGGACTCCGACGAGCGGCACATCACGATCTACCGCAAGTAG
- a CDS encoding VOC family protein — protein sequence MAVGRWAAVTLDCADIAPLVDFYRDVAGLKPAHVSENSGFLSNGDGVALAMQRVEDYRPPEWPGQAVTQQLHLDLAVADLDAAEAELLHLGATKPTDQPGNAKWRVYLDPAGHPFCTSVWD from the coding sequence ATGGCTGTCGGTCGCTGGGCCGCAGTGACGCTGGACTGTGCCGACATCGCCCCACTGGTGGATTTCTACCGGGACGTCGCGGGTCTCAAGCCGGCGCACGTGTCGGAGAACAGCGGCTTTCTCAGCAACGGTGACGGGGTCGCCCTCGCAATGCAACGCGTCGAGGACTACCGGCCACCCGAGTGGCCCGGACAGGCAGTGACCCAGCAACTGCATCTCGACCTGGCCGTCGCCGATCTCGACGCAGCCGAGGCCGAACTGCTCCACCTGGGCGCCACGAAGCCCACGGACCAGCCCGGCAACGCAAAATGGCGGGTCTATCTCGACCCGGCCGGGCACCCGTTCTGCACCTCGGTCTGGGACTGA
- a CDS encoding glycosyltransferase, which produces MTGAARPSDGAEAGPVRAPRVSIVVPVHNEEETIGPCLDAILRQTSPADEIIVVDNASTDATRARLAGYADRVVLLTEPRLGVLHARDRGLTAATGDVIGRIDADTRLPPYWVEAVRRLFADGTVAAVTGPVTYYDIRFPAALNAVDLVLRRAWALPSRQGLDWVFGANMAVRARAWHAVRGDLCDDRRYHEDLDLGIHLHRNGHRVVFAAKLRAGTSARRFRDRPADFWAYLRMIDASFASHSGRAGSASYWRACLTTRLIMLCYLPFRALHRSHPAYTAAPPRKNPMAAEPSP; this is translated from the coding sequence ATGACCGGTGCGGCTCGACCATCCGACGGTGCCGAAGCGGGTCCGGTTCGGGCACCCAGGGTCTCGATCGTCGTGCCGGTGCACAACGAGGAGGAGACCATCGGGCCGTGCCTCGACGCGATCCTCCGCCAGACGTCGCCGGCCGACGAGATCATCGTGGTGGACAACGCCTCCACCGACGCCACCCGGGCCAGGCTCGCCGGGTACGCCGACCGGGTGGTGCTGCTGACCGAACCTCGGCTGGGGGTGCTGCACGCCCGCGATCGCGGCCTGACGGCGGCCACCGGTGACGTCATCGGCCGGATCGACGCGGACACCCGGCTGCCGCCGTACTGGGTCGAAGCGGTCCGCCGGCTCTTCGCCGACGGCACCGTCGCGGCGGTGACCGGTCCGGTGACCTATTACGACATCCGCTTCCCGGCGGCCCTCAACGCGGTGGACCTGGTGCTGCGCCGGGCCTGGGCGCTGCCGAGCCGGCAGGGGCTCGACTGGGTCTTCGGGGCGAACATGGCGGTCCGGGCCCGGGCCTGGCACGCCGTCCGGGGCGACCTCTGCGACGATCGCCGGTACCACGAGGACCTCGATCTCGGCATCCACCTGCACCGAAACGGCCACCGGGTGGTCTTCGCCGCCAAGCTGCGCGCGGGCACCTCCGCGCGCCGCTTCCGGGACCGCCCGGCGGACTTCTGGGCGTACCTGAGGATGATCGACGCCTCCTTCGCCAGCCACTCGGGGCGGGCCGGTAGCGCCAGCTACTGGCGGGCCTGCCTGACCACCCGCCTGATCATGCTCTGCTACCTGCCGTTCCGGGCGTTGCACCGCTCCCATCCGGCCTACACCGCCGCCCCGCCCAGGAAGAACCCGATGGCGGCGGAGCCGTCGCCCTGA
- a CDS encoding RNA polymerase sigma factor, whose product MHESLLRSLTPAVIGVLVRRGADFAAAEDAVQDALVEAVRGWPDDPPRDPKGWLVTVAWRKFVDAARADTSRRHREVVVEREPMPGPGEVVDDTLRLYFLCAHPSLTPASAVALTLRAVGGLTTRQIAQAYLVPEATMAQRISRAKRTVTGVRFSQPGDVATVLRTLYLVFNEGYSGDVDLAAEAIRLTRQLAVRTNHEEVAGLLALMLLHHARRPARTGPHGRLVPLAEQDRDRWDTRLIAEGVDVLQAALARDRLGEFQAQAAVAALHADARTAEETDWVQIVEWYDELVRLTDSPVARLNRAVAVGEADGPRAGLAAMAGLAPTLPRHTAVAAYLHERDGDRVTAARLYAEAARSAPNLPERDHLTRQAARLNAELRR is encoded by the coding sequence GTGCACGAGAGTCTGCTGCGGAGCCTCACCCCCGCCGTGATCGGCGTCCTCGTCCGTCGCGGAGCCGACTTCGCGGCGGCCGAGGACGCCGTGCAGGACGCCCTGGTCGAGGCCGTACGCGGGTGGCCCGACGACCCGCCACGGGACCCCAAGGGGTGGCTGGTCACCGTGGCCTGGCGGAAGTTCGTCGACGCCGCCCGCGCCGACACCTCCCGACGGCACCGCGAGGTGGTCGTCGAGCGCGAGCCCATGCCCGGGCCGGGCGAGGTGGTCGACGACACGCTCCGGCTGTACTTCCTGTGCGCGCACCCGTCCCTGACACCGGCTTCGGCCGTCGCGCTCACCCTGCGCGCGGTCGGCGGCCTGACCACGCGGCAGATCGCGCAGGCGTACCTCGTGCCGGAGGCGACCATGGCCCAGCGGATCAGCCGGGCCAAACGGACCGTCACGGGGGTCCGGTTCAGCCAGCCCGGTGACGTCGCCACGGTGCTGCGGACGCTCTACCTGGTCTTCAACGAGGGCTACTCCGGCGACGTCGACCTCGCCGCCGAGGCGATCCGGCTCACCCGACAACTGGCGGTCAGGACCAACCACGAGGAGGTCGCGGGTCTGCTCGCGCTCATGCTCCTGCACCACGCCCGGCGCCCGGCCCGGACCGGGCCCCACGGCCGGCTCGTGCCCCTGGCCGAGCAGGACCGCGACCGGTGGGACACCCGCCTGATCGCCGAGGGCGTCGACGTGCTGCAGGCCGCCCTCGCCCGTGACCGCCTGGGCGAGTTCCAGGCCCAGGCCGCCGTCGCCGCGCTGCACGCCGACGCCCGTACGGCCGAGGAGACCGACTGGGTGCAGATCGTCGAGTGGTACGACGAGCTGGTGCGCCTCACCGACAGCCCGGTGGCCCGCCTCAACCGGGCGGTCGCGGTCGGCGAGGCCGACGGCCCGCGCGCCGGCCTGGCCGCCATGGCGGGGCTCGCCCCCACCCTGCCCCGTCACACCGCCGTCGCGGCGTACCTGCACGAGCGGGACGGTGACCGGGTCACCGCGGCACGCCTCTATGCCGAAGCTGCCCGATCGGCGCCGAACCTCCCCGAACGCGACCACCTCACGCGACAGGCCGCACGGCTCAACGCGGAACTGCGCAGGTGA
- a CDS encoding KedN5 family methylcobalamin-dependent radical SAM C-methyltransferase, translating to MLGAEGARPRLRVVLVQQGVWDMPLESLPLASGYLKAMVLGDAELRDQVSVDICNFRGRVTHGEMAARLFAGQIPDVIGFSVFGWNQRAFGALTATFKQLNPDGWVLFGGTHVSEQAERVFRLYPEVDVVVNGEGELTFVELLRARLAGVRPDDLEPVLGVSWQRPDRTVVTNPERPRIEDLDIIPSPFLTGAIELMDSAGRFRYDVALFETNRGCPYKCSFCYWGGAIGQRVRAFSRQRLRAELELFAKSGVHTVVACDANFGMLPGDLELVDDLIEIKQQYGFPLAFESSWAKNKSKVFYEIVRKMKDAGLRSSFTLALQSLNSEAVTLMRRRNMKVNEWRDLVQWLNREGLDCYAELIWGAPGDTVESFLAGYDELAQHVSRIAVYPIMLLPNTEYASNKDLYGIVALRGDNDDFEYVLAHRTMSFADNALMQRFLFWARVIAENAVLRHCWLPLRGLAGWGQSRVLNSMADWADTTASPEAVPLREAALRGHGGGAPAYAKAIGYLFTTAEGRRALEQWWQEVVEPQLPEDVRPFLAEVYRYDLLTQPVCEPGPLAVVEVNGVEYYHRPGVTLDYDVPAILARLRAEEPVTLTPRTTHLDIYYRTGALSAVMSTNHEEIVHFMGEVRPAGAPFTAP from the coding sequence ATGCTGGGGGCCGAGGGTGCCCGTCCACGGCTGCGGGTCGTCCTGGTGCAGCAGGGCGTCTGGGACATGCCGCTCGAGTCACTTCCGCTCGCCTCGGGATACCTCAAGGCGATGGTGCTCGGCGACGCCGAGCTGCGCGACCAGGTGTCGGTGGACATCTGCAACTTCCGCGGCAGGGTCACGCACGGTGAGATGGCCGCCCGGCTCTTCGCCGGCCAGATCCCCGACGTGATCGGCTTTTCCGTCTTCGGTTGGAACCAGCGTGCCTTCGGTGCGCTCACCGCCACCTTCAAGCAACTCAACCCCGACGGCTGGGTCCTCTTCGGCGGTACCCACGTCAGCGAGCAGGCCGAGCGGGTGTTCCGTCTCTACCCCGAGGTCGACGTGGTGGTCAACGGCGAAGGCGAGCTGACCTTCGTCGAACTGCTCCGCGCCCGGCTCGCCGGAGTCCGCCCGGACGACCTCGAACCGGTGCTGGGCGTCTCCTGGCAGCGGCCCGACCGCACCGTGGTCACCAACCCGGAGCGGCCGAGGATCGAGGATCTCGACATCATCCCGTCGCCCTTCCTCACCGGTGCCATCGAGCTGATGGACTCGGCCGGACGATTCCGCTATGACGTCGCGTTGTTCGAGACCAACCGCGGCTGCCCGTACAAATGTTCGTTCTGCTACTGGGGTGGTGCGATCGGGCAGCGGGTACGCGCATTCTCCCGGCAGCGGCTGCGCGCCGAACTGGAGTTGTTCGCCAAGTCCGGCGTACACACGGTGGTGGCGTGCGATGCCAACTTCGGCATGTTGCCGGGGGACCTGGAACTGGTCGACGATCTCATCGAAATCAAACAGCAGTACGGTTTCCCGTTGGCGTTCGAGAGCTCGTGGGCGAAGAACAAGTCGAAGGTGTTCTACGAGATCGTCCGGAAGATGAAGGACGCCGGCCTGCGCAGCTCCTTCACGTTGGCCCTGCAGTCGCTCAACTCCGAGGCCGTCACCCTGATGCGGCGACGCAACATGAAGGTCAACGAGTGGCGTGACCTGGTGCAGTGGCTCAACCGCGAGGGCCTGGACTGTTATGCGGAACTGATCTGGGGTGCCCCCGGCGACACGGTCGAGTCGTTCCTCGCGGGCTACGACGAGTTGGCCCAGCACGTGTCCCGGATCGCGGTCTATCCGATCATGCTGCTACCGAACACCGAATACGCCTCCAACAAGGACCTGTACGGCATTGTCGCCCTGCGCGGCGACAATGACGACTTCGAGTACGTCCTGGCCCATCGCACCATGTCGTTCGCGGACAACGCGCTGATGCAGCGATTCCTGTTCTGGGCCCGCGTGATCGCGGAGAACGCGGTGCTGCGGCACTGCTGGCTCCCGCTGCGCGGTCTCGCCGGGTGGGGGCAGTCGCGGGTCCTCAACAGCATGGCGGACTGGGCGGACACGACAGCGTCGCCGGAGGCGGTGCCGCTGAGGGAGGCGGCGCTGCGTGGGCACGGCGGCGGGGCGCCGGCGTATGCGAAGGCGATCGGCTACCTCTTCACCACCGCCGAGGGCCGGCGGGCGCTGGAACAGTGGTGGCAGGAGGTGGTCGAGCCCCAGTTGCCCGAGGACGTACGGCCCTTCCTCGCCGAGGTGTACCGCTACGACCTGCTGACCCAGCCGGTCTGCGAGCCGGGGCCGCTGGCGGTCGTGGAGGTGAACGGCGTCGAGTACTACCATCGCCCCGGCGTGACACTGGACTATGACGTGCCGGCCATCCTGGCCCGGCTGCGGGCCGAGGAGCCGGTCACTCTCACCCCCCGTACCACGCACCTGGACATCTACTACCGCACCGGTGCGCTCAGCGCCGTCATGTCGACCAATCACGAGGAGATCGTGCATTTCATGGGGGAGGTGCGCCCGGCCGGCGCCCCGTTCACCGCCCCCTGA